One Euphorbia lathyris chromosome 1, ddEupLath1.1, whole genome shotgun sequence DNA segment encodes these proteins:
- the LOC136206604 gene encoding DNA replication licensing factor MCM6, whose protein sequence is MDAYGGYFADVKAERVENIFLDFLKRFGLDGQNNIREAYYESEIEAMKANESSTMFIDFSHVMQFNDLLQKAIADEYLRFEPYLKNACKRFVMELKPTFISDDNPNKDINVAFFNIPFSKRLRELSTAEIGKLVSVMGVVTRTSEVRPELLQGTFRCLDCGGVIKNVEQQFKYTEPTICVNAMCNNRMRWALLRQESKFADWQRVRMQETSKEIPAGSLPRSLDVIVRHDIVEQARAGDTVIFTGTVVVIPDISALASPGERAECRREAPQRKTSDVGQEGVRGLRALGVRDLSYRLAFIANSLQVCDGRRDIDVRNRKKDADEDDTQQFTAEEIEEIQRMRNTPDFFNKLVDSISPTIFGHQDIKRAILLMLLGGVHKFTHEGINLRGDINVCIVGDPSCAKSQFLKYTSGIVPRSVYTSGKSTSAAGLTATVAKELETGEFCIEAGALMLADNGICCIDEFDKMDIKDQVAIHEAMEQQTISITKAGIQATLNARTSILAAANPAGGRYDKSKPLKYNVALPPAILSRFDLVYVMIDDPDDEVDYHIAHHIVSVHQKREAALAPEFTTAQLKRYIAYAKTMKPKLNSEARKLLVESYVALRKSDTSPGSRVAYRMTVRQLEALIRLSEAIARCHLENQVQPRHVRLAVRLLKTSIISVESSEIDLSEFQDANRGENGNDGGGDGNGGDQEDDAQPNNNGSAPASGDAAGEAGSAIQQGKKLVISEEYFQRITQALVMRLRQHEEAVMRDGSGLAGMRQRELITWYIGEQHQKNSYTSQEEAKNEAIKIKAIIESLIRREGYLIVVDDGRQVEEEGERQQRVSRDNRILAVAPNYVVE, encoded by the exons ATGGATGCATATGGTGGATACTTCGCCGACGTCAAGGCAGAGCGGGTTGAAAACATTTTCCTCGACTTCCTGAAGCG GTTTGGATTGGATGGGCAAAATAATATAAGAGAAGCCTACTATGAGTCTGAAATTGAGGCAATGAAAGCGAATGAATCTTCCACTATGTTCATAGATTTCTCTCACGTTATGCAGTTCAATGATCTGCTCCAGAAAGCCATTGCGGATGAGTATTTGAG gttTGAACCATACCTGAAGAATGCCTGCAAGAGATTTGTGATGGAGCTGAAGCCTACATTCATATCCGATGATAACCCTAATAAGGATATTAATGTGGCGTTCTTCAATATCCCCTTCTCTAAGCG TTTAAGGGAGCTCTCTACGGCTGAAATTGGCAAGCTTGTATCAGTGATGGGAGTTGTGACTCGCACAAGTGAGGTAAGGCCAGAGCTTCTACAAGGAACTTTCAGATGCTTGGATTGTGGTGGCGTTATCAAGAATGTTGAACAGCAGTTCAAGTATACTGAG CCAACTATTTGTGTGAATGCAATGTGCAATAACAGAATGAGATGGGCATTGCTTAGACAAGAGAGCAAATTTGCAGATTGGCAGAGGGTCAGAATGCAGGAAACTTCCAAGGAGATTCCTGCAGGCTCCCTTCCCAGATCTTTGGATGTTATTGTTCGCCACGATATAGTGGAACAGGCTAGAGCTGGTGATAC AGTCATTTTCACAGGTACTGTGGTTGTTATTCCAGACATATCGGCATTGGCATCCCCAGGAGAGAGAGCAGAATGCCGTCGAGAAGCTCCGCAAAGAAAGACTTCTGATGTTGGACAAGAAGGTGTGAGGGGCTTGCGAGCCTTGGGAGTTAGAGACCTCTCCTATCGCCTTGCATTTATCGCCAATTCATTGCAG gtttGTGATGGTAGAAGGGATATTGACGTCAGAAATAGAAAAAAGGATGCTGATGAAGATGACACCCAGCAGTTCACA GCAGAGGAGATAGAAGAAATTCAAAGAATGAGAAACACTCCTGATTTCTTCAATAAGTTGGTTGATAGCATATCCCCAACTATTTTTGGTCATCAAGATATCAAACGAGCAATCCTTCTTATGCTCTTGGGTGGTGTCCACAAATTTACTCATGAGGGCATTAACCTTAGAGGCGACATTAATGTCTGTATAGTTGGAGATCCCAGCTGCGCGAAGTCTCAGTTTCTCAA GTACACTTCAGGTATTGTCCCTAGATCTGTCTACACGTCTGGCAAGTCCACATCTGCTGCTGGATTGACTGCAACAGTTGCCAAAGAACTAGAAACTGGGGAATTCTGTATTGAG GCTGGTGCCCTGATGCTTGCTGATAATGGAATTTGTTGCATTGATGAATTTGATAAGATGGACATCAAAGACCAG GTTGCAATTCATGAAGCCATGGAACAACAGACAATAAGCATCACAAAAGCTGGGATACAAGCGACACTTAATGCTCGAACATCAATCTTAGCCGCAGCTAATCCAGCTGGAGGACGTTATGACAAGTCTAAACCACTCAAG TATAATGTGGCTCTTCCTCCTGCAATCCTTTCAAGATTTGATCTGGTATATGTAATGATTGATGATCCAGATGATGAAGTTGACTACCACATTGCTCATCACATTGTAAGCGTTCATCAGAAGCGTGAAGCTGCACTTGCTCCTGAATTCACGACAGCTCAACTAAAGCGTTACATTGCCTATGCTAAAACTATGAAACCAAAG CTTAATTCTGAAGCACGAAAACTGCTAGTGGAATCTTATGTTGCTTTACGGAAAAGTGATACATCTCCTGGTAGTAGAGTTGCTTATCGCATGACAGTTAGACAGCTTGAAGCACTAATCAGACTCTCTGAAGCCATTGCTCGATGTCATTTGGAAAATCAG GTACAACCACGCCATGTTCGTTTAGCAGTTAGACTGTTGAAAACATCTATTATCAG TGTGGAATCCAGTGAGATTGATCTATCTGAATTTCAAGACGCAAATCGTGGTGAGAATGGAAATGATGGTGGTGGTGATGGAAATGGTGGTGATCAAGAAGATGATGCTCAACCTAACAACAATGGCTCTGCTCCAGCATCTGGAGATGCAG CTGGTGAAGCAGGTTCAGCAATTCAACAGGGGAAAAAGCTTGTCATAAGCGAAGAATACTTTCAGAGGATTACTCAAGCCCTCGTCATGCGTCTTAGGCAACATGAAGAAGCTGTAATGCGAGATG GGAGCGGGTTAGCTGGAATGAGGCAGAGGGAGTTGATCACATGGTATATAGGTGAACAGCATCAGAAGAATAGCTATACTTCTCAAGAGGAAGCAAAGAATgaagcaattaaaataaaagctATTATAGAG AGTTTGATACGCAGGGAAGGATACTTGATAGTTGTAGATGATGGGAGGCAAGTGGAGGAGGAAGGTGAAAGGCAGCAAAGAGTATCTAGAGATAACAGGATCTTAGCAGTAGCTCCAAATTATGTTGTGGAGTGA